A single region of the Streptomyces vilmorinianum genome encodes:
- a CDS encoding FG-GAP-like repeat-containing protein, protein MRISLLRRLATVATALGLTSLGLLGAGAAPAQAAVSDCPSGYFCAWKTDNNTGSMFQTNTSKATLGTWDNTLVGAVNRTSMIACIFDEPNYGLTQGYFTIEPDPIATHWGGPSSVSSVKLVRTARECETLAYPNWHAEIAPKLSGFGDMNADRKADVVVRDEAGRLWFLPGDGSGRMIGSGGWNGMNALTRHGDFSRDGREDLIAREASTGKLWLYPGTGTGSLGTRKLIGSGGWNGMSKITAFGDLTGDGRSDLLAVEKSTGKLWMYPGTSTGTLGARKMIGSGGWNGMNALVGAGDMNSDGRADLIAREASTGKLWLYPGKAGYIGSRVLIGSGGWNAMETFLGVGDVNGDGHYDLATLDGLDCLLLYAGRGTGGLYAGEPRSYGWWRLNGAF, encoded by the coding sequence ATGCGCATATCACTGCTTCGGCGTCTGGCCACGGTGGCCACGGCGCTGGGGCTTACGTCGCTCGGCCTGCTGGGTGCGGGCGCGGCGCCTGCGCAGGCCGCGGTCAGCGACTGCCCGTCGGGCTACTTCTGCGCCTGGAAGACCGACAACAACACGGGGTCGATGTTCCAGACGAACACGAGCAAAGCGACGCTGGGCACCTGGGACAACACGCTCGTCGGGGCCGTCAACCGCACGTCCATGATCGCCTGCATCTTCGATGAGCCGAACTACGGTCTCACGCAGGGGTACTTCACGATCGAGCCCGATCCCATCGCTACGCATTGGGGCGGGCCCAGTTCCGTCAGCTCGGTGAAGCTCGTCCGCACCGCGCGGGAGTGCGAAACGCTCGCTTACCCCAACTGGCACGCGGAGATCGCGCCCAAGCTGTCTGGCTTCGGCGATATGAACGCCGACCGCAAGGCGGACGTCGTCGTCCGGGACGAGGCGGGTCGCCTGTGGTTCCTGCCCGGTGACGGCAGCGGACGAATGATCGGTTCCGGTGGCTGGAACGGTATGAACGCCCTCACCCGGCACGGTGACTTCAGCCGTGACGGCCGTGAGGATCTCATCGCCCGTGAGGCGTCCACCGGGAAGCTGTGGCTCTACCCGGGCACGGGGACGGGCAGCCTGGGTACCCGCAAGCTGATCGGCAGCGGTGGCTGGAACGGCATGTCGAAGATCACGGCCTTCGGTGATCTGACCGGGGACGGCCGTTCGGATCTCCTCGCGGTCGAGAAGTCCACCGGGAAGCTCTGGATGTACCCCGGTACCTCCACGGGCACGCTCGGCGCCCGCAAGATGATCGGTTCCGGTGGCTGGAACGGCATGAACGCCCTGGTCGGGGCGGGTGACATGAACAGTGACGGCCGAGCCGACCTGATCGCCCGCGAGGCGTCCACCGGCAAGCTCTGGCTCTACCCGGGCAAGGCCGGATACATCGGGTCCCGCGTGCTGATCGGCTCCGGCGGCTGGAACGCCATGGAGACCTTCCTCGGCGTGGGGGACGTGAATGGCGACGGCCACTACGACCTCGCCACCCTCGACGGACTGGATTGCCTGCTCCTGTACGCCGGTCGCGGCACCGGCGGCCTGTACGCGGGCGAACCGCGGAGTTACGGATGGTGGCGCCTCAACGGCGCCTTCTGA
- a CDS encoding PH domain-containing protein: MLAIVVAAVAYLDMRAGAETGGGIAFYTVLSSVAVTLIARAFVWSAIVAGTHGVQVRSPLQTRRLSWAKVRDFRAEDRVVIVLADGREVRCWAVQRANIAGLLKRRSCVDDVVADLTRLHNEHMADSP; the protein is encoded by the coding sequence GTGCTCGCGATCGTTGTGGCGGCCGTCGCGTACCTGGACATGCGGGCGGGCGCGGAGACCGGCGGTGGCATCGCCTTCTACACCGTGCTCAGCTCCGTCGCGGTGACGCTGATCGCCAGGGCCTTCGTCTGGTCGGCCATCGTCGCCGGCACCCACGGGGTGCAGGTCCGCAGCCCGCTGCAGACCCGGCGCTTGTCATGGGCGAAGGTGAGGGACTTCCGGGCCGAGGACCGAGTCGTCATCGTGCTCGCAGACGGCCGGGAAGTCCGCTGCTGGGCCGTCCAGCGCGCCAACATCGCCGGGCTCCTGAAGCGGCGAAGCTGCGTCGACGACGTGGTCGCGGACCTGACGCGGCTGCACAATGAGCACATGGCCGACAGCCCGTAG
- a CDS encoding 2OG-Fe(II) oxygenase — MFEMPVNPFELSEEVLSRISADDSWTPIESEIPKANAKVIRHFLTPAEVEAFATELAAQHFVPVGRDGIAANYAEGDPVAHLRATAESASLAAEFYRRLRTLLSLEVGSGDPTDSDGRPWRPTAVNPRMRFITYEHGGFIVPHYDSPYFAPDGRRTLLTVVVYLSYEAVGGETRFIADKQNDLPFAQRDFSDWPRLAKPEEILSAHRPEPGDALLFWHRTLHDSAPLLEGTKTILRTDVLYEPVDVP, encoded by the coding sequence ATGTTCGAAATGCCGGTAAATCCCTTTGAGCTCTCCGAAGAAGTGCTGAGCCGAATATCTGCCGATGACTCATGGACCCCGATCGAGTCGGAGATCCCAAAGGCCAACGCCAAGGTGATTCGCCATTTCCTCACCCCGGCCGAAGTGGAGGCATTCGCGACCGAACTAGCCGCCCAGCACTTTGTCCCGGTGGGCCGAGACGGCATTGCCGCCAACTATGCAGAGGGAGATCCGGTCGCTCATCTCCGCGCCACGGCCGAATCCGCATCCCTGGCGGCTGAATTCTACCGCAGGCTGCGGACGCTTCTATCGCTTGAAGTGGGATCGGGCGATCCGACGGATTCGGACGGAAGGCCCTGGAGGCCGACGGCCGTCAATCCGCGTATGCGCTTCATCACGTACGAACACGGCGGATTCATTGTCCCGCACTATGATTCGCCATATTTCGCCCCCGACGGAAGGCGCACTCTCCTGACGGTCGTCGTCTACCTGTCGTATGAGGCCGTGGGCGGAGAAACGCGGTTCATCGCCGATAAGCAGAACGATCTTCCCTTTGCGCAACGTGACTTCTCTGACTGGCCGCGGCTCGCGAAGCCTGAGGAAATATTGAGTGCCCACCGCCCCGAACCGGGCGATGCGCTCCTCTTCTGGCATCGGACGCTTCACGACTCGGCCCCGCTTCTTGAGGGTACGAAAACAATACTCAGAACCGACGTGCTCTACGAGCCCGTAGATGTGCCTTGA